The stretch of DNA TTCCCCAGCTCCAGGTGTATGAGCAGGGGTTTGTGAAAGAGGGTGTGGGGGCCGGAGGCTGTGCGATCGCAGCTCACCTCTACGACGGCTGGGCTCAGGAACAGCTGCTCCAATCAATCGAGGCTCTCCTGGCAGTCCAGATGCGGCTGGAGCAGAAGAGCCTACTGTAAAAGATTGGCATTGACGATTGAGGAGAAACTAAACAGTGTCGCCTATTGAGCGCGGCAGGCTAGAAGCTGTTCTTCCAGCGCGGCAATCCGGTTGTAGGCAGCCGTCAGCTGAGCGGTTAGCCGCTGAATCTGCACTTCAGAAGACAGTTCGGGCTCACTGCTGCGGCGATCTAAATCCATATAGGTCGTATCCAGCAGGATGTCCTTGTGTTCAAAAGCGGGGCCTCTCAGGCCATGAACAGGGGATCTTCCTGAGCTTAGATAATGGCCCTTGGCCAATGAATCACTGCCATCAAAAGAATGAGGTTTTGCACCGGCCAGAATTTCTGAAACCTGAGCATTAATCTGATCAATCATTTGATGCAGCGCGTCAACTTTGTCTGTCAAAACGACGACTTGTTCCTGAAGGGGATTCATACGACGCTCAAATAGCTAGTTCCACTACATCGTAGTCGGGGCCTTTAAGAGTCCGTCCTGATTCCTGAATCATTTAACCTTTGTTGACATGGTTTTAGGAAACTTTCACCAGATAAAAAGCACGTCTACCAGCCAATCTAAAGAGCTATTAAGTCCTTTAGCGCTCTGTTAAGTTTCCAGAATTACTAAATCGATATTTCCAGTTGAGTTTGTCTGACGGCTGTGCAGTATAAATTCCTAGAGAACGGTTTTCCACTAGTGTTAGCAGCCCCACCTACCCTAATTAATTGGGGCGAACTGGCTCTAATCTAGGCAAGAATTCTCAAGATTCAGGTACAGAGAGCATCTTTAGAGAGTTGCCGTTGATTTACAGCTCAATAATGGCCAGAATGCGCTTAGGTTCTACCTTTAAACAGAATCTATCGAAAATTTGGCCCCTTGATGCAGCCTCTAAGGCTATTTGAAAATCCCCCTTCAGCACATTTACGCAGTAAAACTCTCCCCAAACCCCCTCGCTCGTATACTCACAAAAAAAGCGGCCTAAAATTTATTTCTAAGAGTTGCTTTACTCGGTGCAAATTTAGGCGAGCAGCAAGATTCGCAGCTAATTTCAATGCCTAAAATCGAGCACAAAACTAGAAATATGGCCCCAGCTATGCTGCCCTTTAAAGCAGGCAACAGCAGGCATAACAGCTGAAGAAGACAGACGTGTTTTTTTCTAAAAATTTTGCTGTTAAAAATATCAGTAGATTCTCTAATCCTTTGAGAGAAGGCGATCCCCACGTTTTAGGCGCTTGATCTAAGCTTTTATTGAGTCTCCTTGGTTGCGTTTGAGCCTAAATTTATGCCTGAAATTGTTCGATTGGCTACTCAAGCTTGCTCTGCCACGAGAAAATAGGGAAGTGGTACAAGGGGTTGAAGATTTATGAAACGCCGCAAGGTTTTAGCCGGGGCCGCTGTTCTGCCGATTGGCATGGCTTTGGCTGGCTGTGGTGGCCGGTTTAATTCAACCGGCAATCAGATTCAGTTGCTGGATCGCTCAATTCCCCTACGGCTGGTCAGAGACTTTCAGCGGCAGAAGCCACCAGATACTCAGGTTTCCTTTGAGACTCGAGAAACTTTTCTAGAACTGTTTCAGCAGCTGAGGGCTTGGCAAGCAGAGCCCGCTCAAAATCGGACTGCCCTCAATTTACCCTTGCCCGGCAACCGCGCCTCATCTACCCAACAGGCTGAACTGCTGAGCCTAGGAGATTACTGGCTGCGGCCTGCTATCGAGGAGGGATTGATTCAGCCGCTTCCGGTAGAGGCTCTGGCGGCTTGGGCAGATCTGGCCCCAGACTGGCAAGCGTTAGTGCGGCGCGATCGCAACGGCTTTCCCTCTGCCCAAGGCGAAGTATGGGCTCTACCCTACCGCTGGGGATACCTACAGATGATCTACAACCGCCGACACTTTGAGGCGCTGGGCTGGCAGCCCCAGGGTTGGGCCGACTTATTGAGGCCCGAACTTCTGGGCCGTTTGGCCCTGCCCGATCATCCCCGCATTGTTTTGGGACTGGCTCTAAAGCTTTTAGGAGAGTCGGCCAACACAGCTGATCCCCAAGCCGTTTCTGACTTGGCTCAACAGCTAGCGGCTTTACAGCAGCAGACCCGGTTCTACAGTTCTGATCACTACCTGGAACCGCTGGTGCTAGAAGACATTTCCCTGGCAGTTGGATGGTCCACCGACATTTTGCCTGCCGCCCAGGAGTACCGGCAGTTTGCAGCGCTAGTACCCGAGGAAGGCACGCTGCTCACGGCCGATCTCTGGGTAAGACCTACCCCCTTGCCGGATACGACCCCTGCTCAAGCCCTCTCTGCCGTGGGCCAAGCCTGGCTCCAGTACTGTCTTGATCCACAGACAGCGCTGGAGTTAACCCTCTATAGCTTGGGAGCCTCACCGCGCTTCTGGGGTCAGGCGGCAGCGGCACTGCCCGAGGCCCTAAGAAACCGCCCCCAGCTAACCCTGACTCCAGAAACACAGCAGCGCAGCGAGTTTTTACTGCCCCTGCCCGAAGCTGTGCAACAAGTCTACGACGACCTCTGGCTGCAGATGCGCTCAGCTCTCGTTTAGAGGCCCTGCCTCTGCCTGCAGCTGGGGTTTAGATCCTGCAAACAGGAGTCGATTGCGGTGGATGTGGTGCAGCTGCAGCTGCACTTGGGCAACCTGCTCCAGCATATACACGACCTGCTCTGGGCGCAGCAGCGTGCCGTCGTTGCGGCAGCTGCCGACATAGCGAATAACCTGCTGCCCAGCTTCAGGACGGCTTTGCTGCGGCAGTTCGGCTAGATCTTCTGGAGCCACCAGGGAGAGGTGGTGAATGCGATCGCACAAGTTCACCTGCTTCAGCGTGCCCGACTTGGTCTTGTGCTCCCACGGAATTTCAGTTGCCGCTTGAACCGCTTCAACCCAGCCCGCCCAATCGGCTGCTGCTGCCTGCTCCTCAACCATACTGAGCGTCAGGCAATACTCCGCTTTTTCCAGCACCTTAGTGGCCGAAGGCGACTCTAGCGGCACCGATTCAACCCCCAGTACCGGAAAGTCAGACGGCAGTTGAGCCGCCAGCCGTTTACCAAAGTCCTCAGGCTCAACCCACGCCTTCAGTTCAAAATCTACGACCTCGCCACTACTAGTCGCCCCCAGAGGCAGAGCATTGGCAGGCGATATCCGAGGTGTAGGATGGAAGCCGCCGCTAAACGTAATCGGCAACGCCGCCCGCCGGATCGCGCGATCCAACAGCCGCACTAGATCTAGGTGCCCCAAATAAGCCATCTCCCCCAGCTTGCCCAAGCGCACTCGCAGCCGCTGCACCCGCTCTTGGCTGGGCTGAAAATGCCCCTCAAAGTGAGGAATCGCCGGTGGCGGCACCACCACATTGTGACCAAAATCAGGGCCGCAAACCCCGCAGTGAGAACAGCCCTCAAAAGAGCAATCAGGTACCGTCGCCGCTGC from Pseudanabaena sp. FACHB-2040 encodes:
- a CDS encoding extracellular solute-binding protein; amino-acid sequence: MKRRKVLAGAAVLPIGMALAGCGGRFNSTGNQIQLLDRSIPLRLVRDFQRQKPPDTQVSFETRETFLELFQQLRAWQAEPAQNRTALNLPLPGNRASSTQQAELLSLGDYWLRPAIEEGLIQPLPVEALAAWADLAPDWQALVRRDRNGFPSAQGEVWALPYRWGYLQMIYNRRHFEALGWQPQGWADLLRPELLGRLALPDHPRIVLGLALKLLGESANTADPQAVSDLAQQLAALQQQTRFYSSDHYLEPLVLEDISLAVGWSTDILPAAQEYRQFAALVPEEGTLLTADLWVRPTPLPDTTPAQALSAVGQAWLQYCLDPQTALELTLYSLGASPRFWGQAAAALPEALRNRPQLTLTPETQQRSEFLLPLPEAVQQVYDDLWLQMRSALV